Genomic DNA from Bacterioplanes sanyensis:
GTCGTACTTGGTTCGGTATGTCTTAGCGTGGAAAAATAGCAGCAATTTGTTTGCTAGGGAGAGCGCTTCAAACAAGGGGCTCGGGGCGTATCACTCAGTGCGCGCAAATCCGCACGAAAAAGGCCCGTAGATCGACAGGTTAATTCTACATAGTTAGTTACTACGCGTGCAGCCAAAGATCCAGTGGATCATTGGCTGCACGGTGACATTAAATAATGCCTTGCTCTTGCAAGTCAGCAATTAAGCTATCGAGCGGCTCTTGGTCCGCTGCTAGGCTGATGTCGGCGCCATCCGCGCCACCAGCGACTAAGGCGACCAATCCCGCGGCTTTTAATACCGCAGCCTGCTCGGCGGTGGCAATGGCGGCCACGCGTCCCATCTCAAAAAGACGACGATCCAATTGCTGCGCAATGGCCATTGGGTCTGCAGCGTTAATGGCGACAATGGCCGGGCGCTGATTAAAGCGTTTGGCTTTATCGTCGGCGCTGACTGGCGTCAGTGAGTCGCTGCCACCGTGTGCATCACCAACCACCATGCCGGCGCCAATAGTGACGTTGCTCAGACGGTCGATAACGATAAATGCACCGGTACCGGGTATTTTGCTGTAGCAGTCAAACGGGACGGCTTTATCCAGGGTTAATTCAACCAACGCAATTTCGTTGAGCTGAACTTGCTGTGCTTGGCTTTGCTCCATGGTGTTGACGTCCACCAAATGATGGATACGGCTGAAGCTGCCAGATGTGCTGCTGGATGCAAACTTAATATCGTATGGACGCCCTGGCACTAATGGGTTTTCAGTCATCCACACCACGTCGGCATTTAATCGCTGGCCAACCATCGGCTGATCGTCTGGCTTAACGATGATGTCACCGCGGCTGATGTCGATTTCATCTTCCAGCGTCAGGGTGACCGCTTGGCCGGCAAACCCTTCGATTAATTCACCGTCAAAAGTAACGATGCTTTCGACCTTGCTGGTTTTTTGCGATGGCAAGGCCATGACGGTGTCGCCAGGGCGCACGGTGCCGGCAGCGATGGTGCCGCAAAAGCCGCGAAAATCCAGGTTGGGGCGATTGACGTATTGAACCGGCAAGCGGAAATTGCTGAGGTTTTTGTCTTCAGCCACCTCAACGGTTTCCAGAATTTCCATCAGGGTTTGGCCCTGATACCAGCTGGAGCGCTCGCTGCGCTCAACCACATTGTCGCCATCCAGTGCTGAAATCGGCACACAGCGAATGTCTTGCAGACGCAGTTTTTCGGCAAACTGCAGATACTCGTCACGGATTTCGTTGAAGCGCTGTTCGCTAAACTCCATTAAATCCATTTTATTGACCGCCACGACCACGTGCTTAATGCCCAGCAGCGATGCAATAAAACTGTGACGTTTGGTCTGCGTTTGTACGCCGTAACGCGCGTCGATCAAAATGATGGCCAGCTGACAGGTAGACGCACCGGTCGCCATGTTGCGCGTGTACTGCTCGTGTCCTGGGGTGTCGGCAATGATAAATTTGCGCTTAGCGGTGCTGAAATAGCGGTAGGCGACATCAATGGTAATGCCTTGCTCGCGCTCGGCTTGCAAACCGTCTACCAGCAATGCCAGGTCGATTTTTTCACCGGTAGTGCCGACTTTGGCGCTGTCTTTTTCGATGGCGGCCAACTGATCTTCGTAAATCATTTTCGAATCGTGCAGCAAGCGACCGATCAAGGTGGATTTGCCGTCGTCGACGTTGCCACAGGTCAGAAAGCGCAATAATTCTTTGTTTTCGTGCTGCTTTAGATACTCAAGAATGTCGGCAGCGATCAAATCAGATTGGTGTGACATCAGAAGTAACCCTCTTGTTTCTTTTTCTCCATCGACCCGGATGAGTCGTGGTCAATGGCGCGACCTTGACGCTCTGATGTCGTCGTCAGCAGCATTTCCTGAATAATATCGGGCAAGGTGTCGGCTTCGGACTCCACCGCACCGGTTAACGGGTAACACCCGAGTGTGCGGAAACGTACCGAGCGCATTTCTGGCACTTCACCGTCGGCTAACGGCATGCGTTCATCATCGACCATGGTCAGCATACCGTTGCGCTCGACCACGGGGCGCTTGGCAGCGTAGTACAGTGGCACGATTGGAATTTGCTCTAAATAGATGTACTGCCAGATGTCAAGCTCGGTCCAGTTGGACAGTGGAAAGACGCGAATGCTCTCGCCTTTATTCACTTTGCCGTTGTAAATTTCCCACAACTCCGGACGCTGGTTTTTGGGATCCCAGCGGTGCTTGTTGTCGCGGAATGAATACACACGCTCTTTCGCGCGGGACTTTTCTTCATCGCGGCGAGCACCGCCAAATGCAGCGTCGAAACCGTACTTATCCAGCGCTTGTTTGAGCGACTGGGTTTTCATAATGTCGGTGTGCTTGGAGGAGCCGTGGTCAAACGGGTTGATGCCTTGCTCAACGCCTTCTTGGTTGATGTGTACCAGCAGTTCCATGCCCAGTTCTTTGGCAGTGCGGTCACGGAACTCGATCATTTCACGAAATTTCCACGTGGTGTCGACGTGCAATAGTGGGAATGGCGGCTTGCCGGGGTAAAATGCTTTGCGGGCAAGATGCAGCATTACCGATGAATCCTTGCCGATAGAGTACAGCATCACCGGGTTGTCGAACTCAGCAGCGACTTCGCGGATGATGTGTATGCTTTCCGCTTCCAGCTGCTTGAGGTGCGTCAGATTGTAGTCGGTCATGTTTGTCGGTTCCGAAGGTGGAAATCGCTGGAGAAAACTCTGCATCTGGCGCCGGCGGCATGGTGGCCGATGAATTGATGGCAGCATGTCGGCGCTGGCGGCACAGTGTGCGCACGACGCCGATGGATTCAGAGGTTCCCTAATATATCTGGCGGCAATATATCAAGTTGCCTGGTATATAAGAAGGTGGTGCTGATAACATTTGGCTATATACATATAGGCGTTGTCCGCCAGCGTTTGGGCATTTGGCGGCGCGCAAGTGACATCGTTGAGGTCGTATGGCGAGCGAACAAGAAATCTGGATAGAAGGCCAGCATGGGCTGCAATTGGAAGGGCGTTGGTTGCAGGCGGACGCCGATGCTGGGCTGTTGATGTGCCATCCGCATCCGCTGTTTGATGGCACCATGAACAACAAGGTGGTGACCAGCATGACGCGTTCGGCAGCGCGTCTGGGGTTGTCGACTTTGCGCTTTAACTTTCGTGGTGTGGGTGCCAGCCAAGGTGAGCATGATCACGGTGACGGCGAGCAGCAGGACGTATTGGCGGCCATTCGCCACGCCAAAGGCGAGCTGGGCTGGTCACGCTTGTTGCTAGGGGGCTTTTCGTTTGGCGCTGGCATGGCTTGTTTGGCAGCGGCCGCAGCTGCGGATGATATTGATGGCTTGTTCCTGATTGCCCCGGCAGTGCACCACTTTGATGCGCCATCGACATTGCCGCAGCAGTTTGACACCCACGTCTATATGGGCGACGCCGATGAAGTGGTGCCGTTTGACGAGGTGGACGATTGGGTTGCACGCGTGGTGCCGCAGCCGCACTGGGAAGTGTTTGAGCAGGGTGGCCATTTCTTTCACGGGCGGCTGGCGGATCTGCAAGCCAGTGCCAAGCGTGATATCGAGCAGTTGCTGGCGGGATAAACTTGTCAAACCGGGCACCGTACTGAGACAGAGCGAATGTCCATTTGCACTTTGCAGGGGGGTTGGCTAAATTGCGGCCCCTTTTTCCATTCTTGCTAGGAGTATCCCTGTGTCCACGCCCATGGAACTGTATCAGGCTGACTTGCAACGTGACGACTTTTCCTACGATCCTGCGCAGGAAATGGCGGTTAAGCATTTGCAGCGTCTGTACGATGATTTGGTCGCGGCGGAGCAGGCGGCAGCCAATCAAGGCGTGTTGTTCAAACTGGTGGGGCGCTGGCGTAACAAACCTCGTCGTCCTCAGCAGGGGTTGTACTTTTGGGGGGGCGTTGGCCGCGGCAAAACCTATCTGGTCGATACCTTCTACGACGCTTTGCCGTTTGAGCGCAAAATGCGCACGCATTTTCATCGCTTTATGCAGCGTGTGCATCAACAGTTGACCGAGCTGTCTGGTGAGAAAAATCCGCTGACCATAGTGGCCGATCGTATCGCAGACGAAGCGCTGGTTATTTGCTTCGACGAGTTTTTTGTCTCGGATATTGGCGATGCGATGATTCTTGGCGGCTTGATGCAAGAGTTGTTCGACCGCGGAGTCACCTTGGTGGCGACCTCCAACATCGTGCCCGACGGTCTGTATAAAGACGGTCTGCAGCGTGACCGGTTTATCCCGGCGATCAAGTTGTTAAACGAATTTACCGATGTAGTAAATGTGGACAGCGGCGTCGATTACCGTCTGCGTACCCTGGAGCAAGCTGAGCTGTACCATCATCCACTCGATGCTGGCGCAACCGCCTCACTGCAGCGCAGCTTTGATAGCCTAGTACCCGATGCACGCCACAGCTGCAAAGGCGAAAAAGTCGAGATTTTAGGGCGTTCCATTCCGGCCATTGAAGTCTGTGATGACGTCGCTTGGTTTGAGTTTAATGCCTTGTGTGACGGTCCACGCTCGCAAAATGATTACATTGAGCTGGGTAAATTATTCCACGCTATTATCATTTCTAATGTGCCGGTGATGGGGTCAAAAAACGACGATCTGGCGCGTCGGTTTATCAACTTGATCGATGAGTTTTATGATCGTGGGGTGAAGGTCATTATGTCGGCGGAAGCCGCGATTCCAGACATTTATGGCCAGGGTAAGTTGGAGTTCGAATTTCAACGCACCACTTCGCGTATGTTGGAAATGCAGTCGCATGAATATTTGGCGCGTGAACATCGCGCTGATTAATTTTTGCTCCTATCAGTAGTAATTGTCGCTGGAATAACTTGGCTCCAACTGAGTTAGTGGGTAGTTTGCTGCCCAGCCGGGTCGGCCACAGGAGCCAGGCCCGGTATACAATAATTCAGAAGGAGATCTTATGTTCCGTCCTGCACCTCTGGCGTTAGCCGTTGCTGTATCTGCTGCGTCCATGTCCGCTACCGCGGCCCCTACCTTATATGGCTGGGTGGACATTGGCATCGAGTCATATTCCGAGTCATCGGATTTAAATATTGTCGACGAGTCTGGCCGGGTGTTGTACCCAGGCTCTGATGCCCCGGTCGCGAATACCGACGGCAAAGACTTCTCGCTGACCAATGGCTCGCAATCGCGTCTG
This window encodes:
- the cysN gene encoding sulfate adenylyltransferase subunit CysN, which codes for MSHQSDLIAADILEYLKQHENKELLRFLTCGNVDDGKSTLIGRLLHDSKMIYEDQLAAIEKDSAKVGTTGEKIDLALLVDGLQAEREQGITIDVAYRYFSTAKRKFIIADTPGHEQYTRNMATGASTCQLAIILIDARYGVQTQTKRHSFIASLLGIKHVVVAVNKMDLMEFSEQRFNEIRDEYLQFAEKLRLQDIRCVPISALDGDNVVERSERSSWYQGQTLMEILETVEVAEDKNLSNFRLPVQYVNRPNLDFRGFCGTIAAGTVRPGDTVMALPSQKTSKVESIVTFDGELIEGFAGQAVTLTLEDEIDISRGDIIVKPDDQPMVGQRLNADVVWMTENPLVPGRPYDIKFASSSTSGSFSRIHHLVDVNTMEQSQAQQVQLNEIALVELTLDKAVPFDCYSKIPGTGAFIVIDRLSNVTIGAGMVVGDAHGGSDSLTPVSADDKAKRFNQRPAIVAINAADPMAIAQQLDRRLFEMGRVAAIATAEQAAVLKAAGLVALVAGGADGADISLAADQEPLDSLIADLQEQGII
- the cysD gene encoding sulfate adenylyltransferase subunit CysD, with translation MTDYNLTHLKQLEAESIHIIREVAAEFDNPVMLYSIGKDSSVMLHLARKAFYPGKPPFPLLHVDTTWKFREMIEFRDRTAKELGMELLVHINQEGVEQGINPFDHGSSKHTDIMKTQSLKQALDKYGFDAAFGGARRDEEKSRAKERVYSFRDNKHRWDPKNQRPELWEIYNGKVNKGESIRVFPLSNWTELDIWQYIYLEQIPIVPLYYAAKRPVVERNGMLTMVDDERMPLADGEVPEMRSVRFRTLGCYPLTGAVESEADTLPDIIQEMLLTTTSERQGRAIDHDSSGSMEKKKQEGYF
- a CDS encoding alpha/beta hydrolase — its product is MASEQEIWIEGQHGLQLEGRWLQADADAGLLMCHPHPLFDGTMNNKVVTSMTRSAARLGLSTLRFNFRGVGASQGEHDHGDGEQQDVLAAIRHAKGELGWSRLLLGGFSFGAGMACLAAAAAADDIDGLFLIAPAVHHFDAPSTLPQQFDTHVYMGDADEVVPFDEVDDWVARVVPQPHWEVFEQGGHFFHGRLADLQASAKRDIEQLLAG
- the zapE gene encoding cell division protein ZapE, whose translation is MELYQADLQRDDFSYDPAQEMAVKHLQRLYDDLVAAEQAAANQGVLFKLVGRWRNKPRRPQQGLYFWGGVGRGKTYLVDTFYDALPFERKMRTHFHRFMQRVHQQLTELSGEKNPLTIVADRIADEALVICFDEFFVSDIGDAMILGGLMQELFDRGVTLVATSNIVPDGLYKDGLQRDRFIPAIKLLNEFTDVVNVDSGVDYRLRTLEQAELYHHPLDAGATASLQRSFDSLVPDARHSCKGEKVEILGRSIPAIEVCDDVAWFEFNALCDGPRSQNDYIELGKLFHAIIISNVPVMGSKNDDLARRFINLIDEFYDRGVKVIMSAEAAIPDIYGQGKLEFEFQRTTSRMLEMQSHEYLAREHRAD